The stretch of DNA CAAAGGCTGGCTCCAGATTGCCGAGCTCGAGCACGACTCGGTGGACGATGCGCCCGGGGTCCAGGTCTGGGGCGACGGGGACCAGGACGCCGACGACGACGGCGATGGGCCGGGGGAGCCGTACACGCGCTGGGACCAGCTCGCGCCCGAGGATTACAGACTCCACGACGACCAGCTGTTCATCTACCTCTCCGGCGACGACTCCGAGAACAGCCGCCACTACCGGGTGGTCATCTCCCGCCGGAGCCTGAACCTGGACTAGGCGCCCTCTATCCCACTCCCTTCGGGGTACACCTTCGAGGGACGGGGCATGGAGTAGCTGCCGCATGTCCCCTCTCCCCGTGGGAAAGGGTCAGGGTGAGGGTCGAGGTCGGTAATGTTTATGCGGCGGCCCGCGGAGGGGCCGCCCTACGTCATCGCAGATTGGGGGTGAGGGGTGCCGCATGTCCCCTCTCCCTTCTAGAGAGAGGCTCGCCTACGGGCTAGGGTGAGGGTCGGGATTGGGAACGTGAAAGCGACGGGGATGGTATCTGCGGCCGAAGGCAGGTTCCCAACCCACACTCCCGAATATCGGCAAACTCCGACAACAACGGGGCTTTGCCGATTTGTTACAATAGCGGCGCCCGAAGGAGGGTCCCGTGGATGTCTCCCCCTCGCGTCGCCTCGCCTCCGTAAAGCCCTACATCTTCTCGGAAATGGCCCTCTGGCGCCGGGAGGCCGCGGCTAAAGGACTGGAGATAATTGACCTTGGCCGTGGAGGGCCGGACCTCGGCCCCGCCGCCGAAGTCGTCGAGGAGCTGGCCGTCACCGCGGCGGACCCCGCCCAGTACTCCTACACCCCCTACACCGGCTCGCCCGAGCTCATCGGGGCCATCCGCGACTGGTACTCCCGCCGTTTCGGCGTGGAAATTTCCGATGACGGAATCGTCCTCCTGCCCGGCAGCAAGGGTGGGCTCTCCCGGGCGAACCTGGCACTGGCCGACCCGGGCGATTTGGTGATTCTGCCCGACCCCGCCTTCCCGTCCTACCTGAGCTCGGCCCAGGTGGCTGGATTGGAGGTGCACCGGCTGGAGCTAAAGCCGGAGCTCGGGTGGCACCCCGAATTATCAGACATACCGGACGGGGTCGCCGGGCGGGCGCGCTTCATCATCCTCAATTTTCCCAACAACCCCACGGGCGCCGCGACGACGCGAAAATTCCTCACCGAGCTGGTGGAGTGGGCCGAGCGTACCCAGACCCTCGTAATCTACGACAACGCCTACCAGTTCGTCGCCTTCGACGGCCACGGGCCGCTCTCGATTCTGTCCATCCCCGGAGCCGTCGAGGTGGCCGTCGAGTTCCACACCCTCTCCAAGGCCTACGGCATGGCCGGGGT from bacterium encodes:
- a CDS encoding aminotransferase class I/II-fold pyridoxal phosphate-dependent enzyme; protein product: MDVSPSRRLASVKPYIFSEMALWRREAAAKGLEIIDLGRGGPDLGPAAEVVEELAVTAADPAQYSYTPYTGSPELIGAIRDWYSRRFGVEISDDGIVLLPGSKGGLSRANLALADPGDLVILPDPAFPSYLSSAQVAGLEVHRLELKPELGWHPELSDIPDGVAGRARFIILNFPNNPTGAATTRKFLTELVEWAERTQTLVIYDNAYQFVAFDGHGPLSILSIPGAVEVAVEFHTLSKAYGMAGVRIAFAAGHPRAVAALKKIEMYYQAGIFAPSLAAAVVALNDGDPTVAEAVAVYADRREKVSALLDGMGWRHEKPGGATYFWLKIPGGEMDDVAFCRALLEKTGVILTPGSAFGEAGRGRVRLSLTLPKTLLERALVLIEKHLRER